The following proteins are co-located in the Candidatus Accumulibacter cognatus genome:
- a CDS encoding sensor histidine kinase N-terminal domain-containing protein, whose translation MLAPLLFVWPISIAFTHYFANSVASFPYDQSLREHVAAISRQVSFVDGQPQLALPSLAQLFLRSDEIDNVYFHMLDQDGQLIAGDPELPVPKMAGTLLKNEHNEVFFRDDEYHGQSLRIAYISLFEAGPDGRGVLIEVGETTEKRSQLANKIIASVILPQFVIIPLAVILVWFGLSQGLRPLTRLRDRIEARREADLSPIALRRIPEELRPLTEAFNSMLARMQQNVAAQRRFIADAAHQMRTPLTGLKTQAQLAMRETDPAELRHALRQILNGADRASHLVDQLLALARAEASEHSQQTLVALDLDHLLREVVENWVVQALEKYIDLGYEPAGSVLILGNAFLLREMINNLLDNALRYTPSGGRVTARVVAQGDFALLEIEDSGPGISDTESQRVFDRFYRVDGSDGEGSGLGLAIVREIAEVHQAAASLRPNNRDTETDEPSGCVARIVFPVFSPQRSQALAQDPVQTGFA comes from the coding sequence ATGCTGGCCCCGCTTCTTTTCGTGTGGCCAATCAGCATTGCGTTCACTCACTACTTCGCCAACAGTGTTGCCAGTTTCCCGTACGATCAGTCCTTGCGCGAACATGTTGCCGCGATATCGCGCCAGGTCAGCTTCGTCGACGGGCAGCCGCAGTTGGCCTTGCCCAGTCTGGCACAACTCTTCCTGCGCTCGGACGAGATCGATAACGTCTATTTCCACATGCTCGACCAAGATGGTCAGTTGATTGCCGGCGATCCGGAGCTGCCCGTGCCGAAGATGGCTGGCACGCTCTTGAAGAATGAGCATAATGAGGTGTTTTTTCGCGATGACGAGTACCACGGACAGTCCCTGCGTATAGCCTACATATCGCTGTTCGAAGCAGGGCCTGACGGGCGTGGTGTCCTGATTGAAGTCGGTGAAACCACTGAAAAACGTTCTCAACTGGCGAACAAGATCATCGCCAGTGTCATCCTTCCACAGTTCGTGATCATTCCGCTCGCAGTGATCCTGGTTTGGTTCGGCTTGTCGCAGGGTTTGCGCCCGCTGACGCGTTTGCGTGACCGGATTGAAGCTCGTCGCGAAGCGGATCTATCGCCGATTGCTCTGCGCCGTATCCCTGAAGAATTGCGCCCGCTGACCGAAGCATTCAATTCAATGTTGGCAAGGATGCAGCAAAACGTGGCTGCACAGCGCCGTTTCATCGCCGATGCTGCGCATCAGATGCGGACCCCGCTGACCGGCCTGAAGACGCAAGCTCAGTTGGCGATGCGCGAGACCGATCCAGCCGAACTGCGGCACGCCCTCAGGCAGATCTTGAACGGTGCTGATCGTGCTTCGCATCTGGTCGATCAGCTACTGGCTCTGGCCCGTGCGGAGGCAAGCGAGCACTCGCAACAGACCCTGGTGGCGCTCGATCTTGATCACTTGCTGCGAGAGGTCGTCGAAAACTGGGTTGTGCAGGCACTCGAAAAATATATTGACCTGGGTTATGAACCTGCCGGTAGCGTGCTTATCCTGGGCAATGCCTTTCTCTTACGCGAAATGATCAACAACCTGCTCGATAATGCTTTGCGCTATACACCTTCTGGCGGACGGGTGACCGCGCGGGTGGTTGCGCAAGGCGATTTCGCCCTGCTTGAAATCGAGGATAGCGGACCAGGGATTTCCGATACCGAGTCCCAGAGGGTTTTCGACCGCTTTTACCGCGTCGATGGCAGCGACGGTGAGGGCAGTGGCTTGGGATTGGCCATCGTTCGCGAGATCGCTGAAGTCCATCAAGCCGCAGCCAGTCTGCGTCCAAACAACAGAGACACAGAGACTGATGAGCCCAGTGGTTGTGTCGCTAGAATCGTCTTCCCGGTGTTTAGCCCGCAGCGTTCCCAGGCCTTGGCACAGGATCCTGTTCAGACTGGTTTTGCCTGA
- the rapZ gene encoding RNase adapter RapZ, producing MHLVLISGLSGSGKSIALKVLEDANYYCVDNLPSQLLQPLVGQLEQQGYDHVGVVIDIRGGDSVAMLPLQLDALRANDLDLQFLFLDAQDATLIKRYSETRRRHPLASDKLTLTEAITEERVRLAELTALGHHIDTSGVKASALREWVRQFVTRDLPSDSCQGLTLLFESFGFKHGMPLDADLVFDVRCLPNPHYDPILRLLTGRDAPVIDFLEAEPEVLRMRGDIAGFLRTWLPSYVRDSRNYLTVGIGCTGGQHRSVYFAEWLGREFRGCARVLVRHRELRFPMVIVENP from the coding sequence ATGCATCTCGTTCTCATCAGTGGCCTGTCCGGTTCGGGTAAATCGATCGCCCTCAAAGTTCTTGAGGACGCCAACTATTATTGCGTGGACAACCTGCCATCTCAGTTGTTGCAGCCGCTTGTCGGACAACTTGAGCAGCAGGGTTACGACCATGTCGGAGTTGTGATCGATATTCGCGGGGGCGATAGCGTGGCCATGCTTCCCTTGCAACTCGATGCCCTGCGCGCCAACGATCTCGACCTGCAATTCCTGTTTCTTGATGCGCAGGATGCAACCTTGATCAAGCGCTACTCTGAAACCCGGCGCCGACATCCTCTGGCCAGTGACAAGCTGACGCTGACCGAGGCCATTACCGAAGAACGAGTTCGTCTTGCCGAGTTGACCGCCCTTGGTCATCACATCGATACCAGCGGCGTCAAGGCCAGCGCACTGCGCGAGTGGGTCCGCCAGTTCGTGACTAGAGATCTTCCTTCAGATTCCTGTCAGGGACTGACCCTGCTTTTCGAATCGTTCGGGTTCAAGCATGGCATGCCGCTCGATGCCGACCTCGTTTTTGATGTTCGTTGCCTACCTAATCCGCACTACGATCCCATCCTGCGTCTGCTCACTGGTCGTGACGCACCCGTCATTGATTTCCTCGAAGCCGAGCCCGAAGTGCTGCGTATGCGTGGCGATATCGCCGGTTTCCTTCGTACGTGGTTGCCGTCATATGTTCGGGACAGCCGCAACTATCTGACGGTAGGCATCGGTTGCACGGGTGGCCAGCATCGCTCGGTCTATTTTGCCGAATGGTTGGGACGCGAGTTTCGTGGTTGTGCGCGTGTCCTGGTTCGTCACCGCGAGTTGCGCTTTCCAATGGTGATTGTCGAAAATCCGTGA
- a CDS encoding amidohydrolase yields MTILNIPFLVDLVAIRRDIHAHPELAFDELRTAELAARELTSYGLEVDCGLARTGVIGILRKGSSPRAIGLRADMDALPLCEKNDFPHCSRNDGRMHACGHDGHTAILLGAARYMAEHRNDLDFDGTVYFIFQPAEESEGGAEVMIAEGLFEKFPMDAVFGLHNWPGIPVGEMAVMPGPVMAGTSTFEILVRGQGCHAAMPHQGVDTLVVSSHLVLALQTIVARNLHPCQSAVVSITQVHAGEAWNVIPDDAVLRGTIRSFNVETQNLVEGAIERLCNGIARTFGAQITVCFDHRYPPTVNSVSETEICRRVASGLLGADQVHVHELPSMGAEDFAYMLREKPGCYVWLGNGPGSGGCTLHNPHYDFNDEILPLGVSYWVRLVEAVLGRKS; encoded by the coding sequence ATGACAATTCTGAATATCCCTTTCCTCGTCGACCTCGTGGCAATTCGGCGCGATATACATGCTCACCCTGAACTAGCCTTCGATGAACTGCGAACAGCTGAATTGGCGGCTCGCGAGTTGACCAGCTATGGACTGGAAGTTGATTGTGGTCTGGCACGCACTGGCGTCATCGGCATCCTGCGCAAGGGCAGCAGTCCCCGTGCCATTGGACTGAGAGCTGACATGGACGCGCTTCCTTTGTGCGAGAAGAACGACTTTCCACACTGTTCGAGAAACGATGGACGTATGCATGCCTGTGGTCACGACGGGCATACGGCGATTTTGCTCGGTGCCGCGCGCTACATGGCCGAGCACCGGAACGATCTGGATTTCGACGGCACCGTTTACTTCATTTTCCAGCCTGCCGAGGAGTCCGAGGGAGGCGCCGAGGTGATGATTGCTGAAGGGCTGTTCGAGAAATTTCCGATGGACGCGGTGTTTGGTCTGCACAATTGGCCGGGTATCCCGGTTGGTGAGATGGCAGTGATGCCGGGGCCAGTGATGGCGGGCACATCTACCTTTGAAATCTTGGTACGGGGGCAGGGTTGCCATGCCGCGATGCCGCATCAGGGGGTCGACACGCTGGTTGTAAGCAGTCATCTGGTACTCGCGTTGCAAACTATCGTTGCCCGCAACCTGCATCCCTGCCAGTCGGCGGTGGTGAGCATCACCCAGGTGCATGCTGGTGAAGCCTGGAATGTCATCCCCGACGATGCTGTTCTACGCGGTACGATCCGCAGCTTCAACGTCGAAACCCAGAATCTTGTCGAAGGCGCAATCGAGCGGCTGTGCAATGGCATTGCTCGTACATTCGGAGCGCAGATTACTGTTTGTTTTGACCATCGCTATCCTCCGACGGTAAATAGTGTTTCGGAAACGGAAATCTGCCGGCGTGTGGCAAGCGGCCTGCTTGGTGCTGATCAAGTGCATGTGCATGAGCTGCCCTCGATGGGGGCCGAGGATTTCGCTTACATGCTTCGCGAAAAGCCAGGTTGCTACGTTTGGCTAGGCAATGGTCCGGGCTCCGGGGGCTGCACCCTGCACAATCCGCATTACGATTTCAACGACGAGATTCTGCCGCTAGGGGTGAGTTACTGGGTCAGGTTGGTTGAAGCGGTGTTGGGGCGTAAGTCGTGA
- a CDS encoding adenosylhomocysteinase: protein MSDAVTQDYVIADLGLAEWGRKEIRIAETEMPGLMAIREEFATTRPLMGARITGSLHMTIQTAVLIKTLVTLGAEVRWASCNIFSTQDHAAAAVAASGVSVFAVKGESLEDYWDYTHRIFEWPDAGYSNMILDDGGDATLLLHLGARAEGDASVLASPTSEEEAILFATIQAKLANDPTWYSRRLAAVKGVTEETTTGVHRLYQMHARSELKFPAINVNDSVTKSKFDNLYGCRESLVDGIKRATDVMIAGKIALIAGYGDVGKGSAQAMRALSAQVWVTEIDPICALQAAMEGYRVVTMDYAADKADIFVTCTGNYHVITHAHMARMKNQAIVCNIGHFDNEIDVASIETYVWEEIKPQVDHVIFPDGKRIILLARGRLVNLGCGTGHPSYVMSSSFANQTIAQIELFTRNANYPVGVYTLPKHLDEKVARLQLKKLNAELSELTDQQAAYIGVAKEGPYKSEQYRY from the coding sequence ATGTCGGATGCTGTTACTCAAGACTATGTGATTGCTGACCTTGGCCTCGCCGAATGGGGTCGCAAGGAAATTCGTATTGCCGAAACCGAAATGCCGGGACTGATGGCGATTCGTGAAGAGTTCGCGACCACCAGGCCCCTCATGGGCGCACGCATTACTGGTTCGCTGCACATGACGATTCAGACCGCCGTACTGATCAAGACCCTGGTTACTCTTGGTGCTGAAGTACGGTGGGCTTCGTGCAACATCTTTTCGACCCAGGATCACGCTGCTGCGGCTGTCGCAGCTTCCGGAGTATCGGTCTTCGCCGTCAAAGGCGAGTCGCTGGAAGATTACTGGGATTACACTCATCGCATCTTTGAATGGCCGGATGCGGGTTACAGCAACATGATCCTCGACGATGGCGGCGACGCGACGCTGCTCCTGCACCTTGGTGCCCGAGCCGAAGGTGACGCGTCGGTGCTTGCCAGCCCGACTTCCGAGGAAGAGGCGATCCTCTTTGCGACGATCCAGGCCAAACTGGCCAATGATCCGACTTGGTACTCGCGTCGTCTGGCAGCGGTCAAGGGCGTGACCGAGGAAACCACGACCGGCGTGCATCGCCTGTACCAGATGCACGCCAGGAGTGAGCTCAAATTTCCGGCGATCAATGTTAACGACTCGGTTACCAAATCGAAGTTTGACAACCTCTACGGTTGCCGCGAATCGCTGGTCGATGGTATCAAACGCGCCACCGACGTGATGATCGCTGGCAAGATTGCCCTGATCGCCGGCTATGGCGATGTTGGCAAGGGCTCGGCACAAGCCATGCGCGCCCTGTCCGCACAGGTGTGGGTCACCGAAATCGATCCGATCTGTGCCTTGCAGGCGGCCATGGAAGGCTACCGCGTGGTAACCATGGATTACGCGGCTGACAAGGCCGATATCTTCGTCACCTGTACCGGCAACTATCACGTGATCACCCATGCGCACATGGCCCGGATGAAGAATCAGGCGATCGTCTGCAACATCGGCCACTTCGACAACGAAATCGACGTCGCCTCGATCGAGACCTATGTCTGGGAAGAGATCAAACCGCAGGTCGATCATGTGATCTTCCCCGATGGCAAGCGCATCATCCTGCTGGCCAGAGGTCGTCTGGTCAACCTCGGTTGCGGTACCGGCCATCCCTCGTACGTGATGAGTTCCTCGTTCGCCAACCAGACGATTGCCCAGATCGAACTGTTTACACGCAATGCCAACTATCCGGTCGGGGTGTATACCCTGCCCAAACACCTCGACGAGAAGGTGGCCCGCCTGCAGCTCAAGAAACTCAATGCCGAGCTCTCCGAGCTGACGGATCAGCAAGCTGCCTACATCGGCGTAGCGAAGGAAGGTCCTTACAAGTCCGAGCAATATCGCTACTGA
- a CDS encoding class 1 fructose-bisphosphatase: MLCGRTNVNKFLIEEQRRNPALFGDFSMLISDVVRSCKAIAQGVSRGSLAGVLGDEGRENVQGEAQKKLDVLANQAFIHHCEWGGHLAAMASEEMEDIYPIPSEHPRGKYLLVFDPLDGSSNIDVNLSVGSIFSVLRCPENCNADAPIAADFLQPGSRQVAAGYALYGPSTMLVLTVGSGVYGFTLDRDIGEFLLTHPHLVISPETREFAINASNERFWEPPVQRYVSECLAGKTGIRGKDFNMRWVASMVAEVHRILMRGGVFLYPRDSKDISRPGRLRLMYEANPMAMIVGQACGLASTGRERILDVLPTSLHQRVPVILGSRDEVERIERYHREHETGEDQPYKSPLFSTRTLFRND, from the coding sequence ATGCTATGCGGACGCACTAACGTTAACAAATTCCTGATCGAGGAACAGCGCCGGAATCCAGCGCTATTCGGAGATTTTTCGATGCTCATCAGTGACGTCGTGCGCTCGTGCAAGGCCATTGCACAGGGAGTTTCGCGGGGCTCACTGGCCGGTGTGCTGGGTGATGAGGGCCGTGAGAACGTTCAGGGCGAGGCCCAGAAAAAACTTGACGTGCTGGCCAACCAGGCGTTCATTCACCACTGTGAATGGGGTGGCCATCTGGCTGCAATGGCGTCGGAGGAAATGGAAGACATCTATCCGATTCCATCCGAGCATCCTCGTGGCAAGTATCTGCTGGTCTTCGACCCGCTCGATGGTTCGTCGAACATTGACGTCAACCTTTCTGTCGGCAGCATTTTTTCAGTCCTGCGATGCCCCGAGAATTGTAATGCCGACGCACCGATTGCAGCCGATTTTCTACAGCCCGGCAGCCGTCAGGTTGCTGCTGGCTACGCACTTTACGGTCCATCGACGATGTTGGTGCTCACCGTTGGCAGTGGCGTGTATGGGTTCACACTTGATCGTGACATCGGCGAATTCCTGCTGACGCACCCGCATCTCGTGATTTCCCCGGAAACCCGCGAGTTTGCGATCAATGCTTCCAACGAGCGTTTCTGGGAGCCGCCGGTGCAGCGCTACGTCAGCGAGTGTCTGGCAGGCAAGACCGGCATTCGCGGCAAGGACTTCAATATGCGCTGGGTGGCTTCGATGGTCGCTGAGGTCCATCGGATTCTGATGCGCGGCGGAGTTTTCTTGTACCCGCGCGATAGCAAGGATATCTCCAGACCAGGGCGACTGCGCCTGATGTACGAGGCCAATCCGATGGCGATGATCGTTGGCCAGGCCTGCGGCCTGGCATCGACCGGCAGGGAACGTATTCTCGATGTGCTGCCGACTAGCCTGCACCAGCGGGTGCCGGTCATTCTCGGTTCGCGCGACGAAGTTGAGCGTATCGAACGCTACCACCGCGAACATGAAACCGGCGAAGACCAGCCTTACAAATCGCCCCTCTTCTCGACGCGAACCCTGTTCAGGAATGATTGA
- a CDS encoding NusG domain II-containing protein: MSWVGLLRSGDWMLVILGLCICAASFPWAWRAGVAEKAIVKRGGEVFSELDLARNRRIEVPGPLGMTTVVVDQRRVRVAADPGPRQYCVRQGWLTRPGEIAICAPNQVSVEIQGRQRTYDSLAY, translated from the coding sequence ATGAGCTGGGTCGGGCTGCTCAGGTCCGGCGACTGGATGCTGGTCATCTTGGGTTTGTGCATTTGCGCCGCGTCGTTTCCTTGGGCATGGCGGGCCGGCGTCGCTGAAAAAGCCATCGTCAAGCGCGGCGGCGAAGTATTCTCAGAACTCGATCTGGCACGCAATCGCCGCATTGAAGTCCCTGGGCCACTGGGCATGACGACGGTTGTCGTCGACCAGCGTCGGGTGCGTGTCGCTGCGGATCCAGGTCCCCGGCAATATTGCGTGCGCCAAGGTTGGCTAACTCGCCCTGGCGAAATCGCCATCTGTGCACCCAATCAGGTCAGCGTCGAAATCCAGGGAAGGCAACGGACCTATGATTCGCTCGCGTACTAA
- a CDS encoding LysR family transcriptional regulator, producing the protein MRNATIRQLQIFSVAASHLSFARAAEKLHLTHAAISLQIKQLEEVSGTLLFERIGKRVFLTEAGEILLGHTRQILQSLKEADEALLALKGLKGGRIAVAVASTAEYFAPGLLAEFRKTQADVRIRMLIDNRDTVNRLLAGNEVDLAIMGRPPAELDAVAVAFAPHPLVIIASTAHPLSRLPNVAVEDLADEMLIVRESGSGTRSAMEEFFLERSVKPRIGMEMGSNEAIKQAVVAGLGISFISQHTLGLELKAERLRILKVEGTPVMRRWHIVRHKSKHLTPALAAFWDFMVEVAPAQLRKLV; encoded by the coding sequence ATGAGAAACGCCACGATCCGCCAACTCCAGATCTTTTCGGTCGCCGCCAGTCATTTGTCGTTTGCGCGCGCAGCGGAAAAGCTGCACCTGACGCATGCTGCCATCTCTCTGCAGATCAAACAGCTGGAGGAAGTCAGCGGCACCCTGCTGTTCGAACGGATCGGCAAACGCGTCTTTTTGACCGAAGCTGGCGAAATTCTCCTCGGTCATACGCGCCAGATCCTGCAATCGCTGAAGGAGGCGGATGAAGCGCTGCTCGCTCTGAAAGGATTGAAGGGCGGACGCATTGCCGTCGCCGTGGCCAGCACTGCCGAATATTTCGCGCCAGGACTGCTGGCCGAGTTTCGCAAGACCCAGGCCGACGTGCGTATCCGGATGCTGATCGACAACCGGGATACCGTCAATCGCCTTCTCGCCGGCAACGAGGTCGACCTGGCCATCATGGGCCGTCCGCCGGCCGAACTCGACGCTGTAGCGGTGGCCTTTGCACCGCATCCGCTGGTGATCATTGCCAGCACCGCACATCCCTTGAGCCGGCTGCCCAATGTAGCCGTCGAGGACCTTGCGGACGAAATGCTGATCGTCCGCGAATCGGGATCGGGCACACGATCGGCAATGGAGGAATTCTTTCTCGAACGTTCGGTCAAGCCGCGCATCGGCATGGAAATGGGTAGCAATGAAGCCATCAAGCAGGCAGTGGTGGCGGGTCTTGGCATCAGTTTCATTTCCCAGCACACGCTCGGCCTCGAACTGAAAGCCGAACGTCTGCGCATCCTCAAGGTCGAAGGAACACCCGTGATGCGTCGCTGGCACATCGTTCGCCACAAGAGCAAACACCTGACCCCTGCACTGGCCGCCTTCTGGGATTTCATGGTCGAAGTGGCCCCCGCCCAACTGCGAAAGCTGGTCTGA
- a CDS encoding response regulator transcription factor codes for MRILLAEDDRIIADGLCRSLRQGGYAIDCAYNGTDADTALLTNPYDLLILDLGLPKMPGWDVLRRLRARNATTPVLILTALDGIDDRVKGLDLGADDYMAKPFELAELEARVRALSRRSSGTSRMIQCGSLTFDQTDRCALVNGEMLDLSARELGLLEVLLSRAKRLVSKDQLVDHLCGWGEEVSHNAIEVYIHRLRKKLESTGVNIITVRGLGYSLEKPAEERKS; via the coding sequence GTGCGAATTCTCCTCGCTGAAGACGACCGAATCATTGCTGATGGTCTGTGCCGGTCACTGCGTCAGGGAGGCTATGCGATTGACTGTGCCTATAACGGCACTGACGCCGATACGGCCTTGTTGACCAATCCCTACGATCTACTGATTCTCGATCTTGGTTTGCCGAAAATGCCGGGTTGGGATGTGCTGCGTCGTCTGCGGGCGCGCAATGCAACGACGCCGGTCCTGATTCTGACTGCGCTTGACGGCATCGACGATCGGGTGAAGGGACTCGATCTCGGGGCTGACGACTACATGGCCAAGCCCTTTGAACTGGCTGAACTCGAGGCTCGTGTTCGGGCGCTAAGCCGTCGGTCGTCCGGTACTTCACGGATGATCCAATGCGGGTCGCTGACTTTCGATCAGACCGACCGCTGCGCGCTGGTAAATGGCGAGATGCTTGATCTTTCGGCACGCGAACTGGGTCTGCTCGAGGTTCTTCTGTCACGGGCAAAACGCCTGGTCAGCAAGGATCAATTGGTGGACCACCTCTGCGGTTGGGGTGAGGAGGTCAGCCACAATGCAATCGAGGTCTATATCCACCGCTTGCGCAAGAAGCTCGAATCAACCGGAGTCAATATCATTACCGTGCGCGGGCTCGGCTACAGTCTTGAGAAACCTGCGGAAGAGAGAAAATCCTGA
- a CDS encoding phosphoribulokinase, translating into MSIKNPVIAITGSSGAGTTSVTRAFQHIFRREKLNAAIIEGDSFHRYDREAMRATMAERSLAGDNHFSHFGPEANLLTELEGLFREYGESGRGKSRHYVHDDAEAKLYGSPPGTFTEWVDLPPGSDLLFYEGLHGAAQTDAIDISRHVDLCVGVVPIINLEWIQKLHRDKAQRGYSTEAVMDTILRRMPDYIHYICPQFSRTHVNFQRVPTVDTSNPFIAQDIPSQDESMLVIRFANPKGIDFAYLLSMLHDSFMSRPNIIVCPGGKMGLAMQIIFTPMIMQLMDKKRRSR; encoded by the coding sequence ATGTCGATCAAAAATCCAGTTATCGCAATCACCGGTTCTTCGGGTGCCGGCACGACCTCGGTCACGCGCGCGTTCCAACACATCTTTCGGCGCGAGAAGCTGAACGCTGCGATCATCGAGGGCGACAGTTTTCACCGTTACGACCGAGAGGCGATGCGCGCAACGATGGCTGAGAGAAGCCTCGCTGGCGACAACCATTTCAGCCATTTCGGACCCGAGGCCAATCTGTTGACCGAACTTGAAGGACTGTTCCGCGAATACGGCGAGAGTGGCCGCGGCAAGAGTCGCCACTATGTTCACGACGATGCCGAGGCCAAGCTTTATGGCTCGCCACCGGGAACTTTCACCGAATGGGTCGATCTGCCGCCGGGCAGCGATCTGCTCTTCTATGAAGGCCTTCATGGTGCTGCCCAGACCGACGCCATCGATATCAGTCGCCATGTGGACCTCTGTGTTGGTGTCGTGCCGATCATCAATCTCGAATGGATCCAGAAACTGCATCGCGATAAGGCGCAGCGTGGTTACTCGACCGAAGCGGTGATGGATACCATCCTGCGGCGGATGCCTGATTACATTCATTACATCTGCCCGCAATTCTCCAGGACGCACGTCAATTTCCAGCGCGTACCGACGGTGGATACTTCGAATCCCTTCATTGCCCAGGATATTCCGTCGCAGGACGAAAGCATGCTGGTGATCCGTTTCGCCAATCCCAAGGGGATCGACTTTGCCTATCTGCTGAGCATGCTGCACGATTCGTTCATGTCGCGGCCGAACATCATCGTCTGTCCTGGCGGCAAGATGGGTCTGGCGATGCAGATCATCTTCACGCCGATGATCATGCAGTTGATGGACAAGAAGCGTCGTTCGCGCTGA